The Nitrospinota bacterium genome includes the window TTCATGGCATCAAGATGCTTGCCGACGATGACGTCCCTGCATCCGGTTGTAGTAACAAAGATGTCGCCATACGGAGCTACGCTGTCCATTTTCCTCACTTCATACCCTTCCATTGCAGCCTGCAGGGCGCAGATAGGGTCGATCTCTGTCACAATAACTCGCGCGCCAAGCCCTTTCATCGCGTCGGCGGAACCTTTGCCGACGTCGCCGTACCCGGCGATCACGACTACCTTGCCGGCCACCATGATATCGGTAGCGCGCTTGATGCCGTCCGCAAGCGATTCCCTGCAGCCATACTTGTTGTCGAATTTGGATTTTGTAACCGAATCGTTAACGTTTATGGCCGGAATCGGGAGTTTCCCCTCTTCCATCCTTTTGTAAAGGATATGGACGCCGGTGGTTGTCTCTTCGGAGATACCTTTAACCCCTTTTGCGATTTCAGGGTGTTTATCGAGGACTATCGCTGTAAGGTCGCCGCCGTCGTCAAGGATCATATTTAGCGGTCTGGTTTCATCGCCGAAATAGAGCGTCTGGTCGATGCACCATTCGTACTCTTCCTCCGACATCCCTTTCCAGGCGAAGACAGGAATGCCGGCTTTCGCGACAGCCGCCGCGGCGTGATCCTGTGTAGAAAAAATATTGCAGGACGACCACCTTACCTCTGCTCCAAGCTCTGTAAGAGTTTCGATGAGAACGGCGGTCTGAATTGTCATATGAAGACATCCGGCGATCCGAGCCCCCTTGAGAGGTTTTGATTTGCCGTACTGCTCGCGAAGAGCCATCAGGCCCGGCATTTCGGATTCGGCAAGTCTTATTTCTTTTCTCCCCCACTCGGCGAGGGTTATATCTTTAACCTTGTAGTCGGCTGATGCCGTCGTAGCATTTCCCATAAGTGTTTCCTTTAGCAAATCAGGTTATTGTAGGTA containing:
- the ahcY gene encoding adenosylhomocysteinase; this encodes MGNATTASADYKVKDITLAEWGRKEIRLAESEMPGLMALREQYGKSKPLKGARIAGCLHMTIQTAVLIETLTELGAEVRWSSCNIFSTQDHAAAAVAKAGIPVFAWKGMSEEEYEWCIDQTLYFGDETRPLNMILDDGGDLTAIVLDKHPEIAKGVKGISEETTTGVHILYKRMEEGKLPIPAINVNDSVTKSKFDNKYGCRESLADGIKRATDIMVAGKVVVIAGYGDVGKGSADAMKGLGARVIVTEIDPICALQAAMEGYEVRKMDSVAPYGDIFVTTTGCRDVIVGKHLDAMKDKAIVCNIGHFDLEIDISYLNNRKDIEKIEVKPQVDIYRYPNGKEIIILAEGRLVNLGCATGHPSFVMSNSFTNQVLAQMELWEHHDKYENKVYVLPKKLDEMVAMLHLGKLGVELDTLSKEQAKYLGVPVEGPYKPEHYRY